In Microbacterium binotii, one DNA window encodes the following:
- a CDS encoding carbohydrate ABC transporter permease: MAVTMAVTTTKDEGRRAPRTPRRGRGGMTRPRGIDWLMLAFVIVGAIVVIAPFYLILVNSFKSPADYSNGGPLALPSQIDFTGLAAFWERVNFPEKVWNSFFISGMVALLAVLISVLNAFAIGIGRVRGRSWIVLLFLLANLLPQEALLYPLYYLSKAVGLYNNVWSVIIIFTVIQAAFGTYLLASVYGTFPKEVLEAAAMDGASRWQILWRVVFPISRPTLSVLVIFFFIWTWNEFLIPLTFLVSNANQTVPVAISVLQGDRLMDVTTTSASALLGLIPTLLFFLIFQRTLTRGITAGAVK; this comes from the coding sequence ATGGCCGTCACCATGGCTGTGACCACCACGAAAGACGAGGGGCGTCGCGCCCCGCGCACGCCGCGTCGCGGTCGCGGGGGCATGACCCGCCCGCGCGGCATCGACTGGCTGATGCTCGCCTTCGTCATCGTCGGGGCGATCGTCGTGATCGCGCCGTTCTACCTGATCCTCGTGAACTCGTTCAAGTCGCCCGCCGACTACTCGAACGGGGGACCCCTCGCCCTGCCCAGCCAGATCGACTTCACGGGTCTCGCCGCGTTCTGGGAGCGCGTCAACTTCCCCGAGAAGGTGTGGAACTCGTTCTTCATCTCCGGGATGGTGGCGCTGCTGGCCGTGCTCATCTCGGTGCTGAACGCGTTCGCGATCGGCATCGGCCGGGTACGCGGGCGCAGCTGGATCGTGCTGCTGTTCCTGCTCGCCAACCTCCTGCCCCAGGAGGCGCTGCTGTACCCGCTCTACTACCTCTCCAAGGCGGTCGGGCTCTACAACAACGTGTGGTCGGTGATCATCATCTTCACGGTGATCCAGGCGGCCTTCGGCACGTACCTGCTCGCGTCGGTCTACGGCACCTTCCCCAAGGAGGTCCTGGAGGCCGCCGCGATGGACGGCGCAAGCCGCTGGCAGATCCTGTGGCGCGTCGTCTTCCCGATCAGCCGTCCGACGCTGTCGGTGCTCGTCATCTTCTTCTTCATCTGGACGTGGAACGAGTTCCTCATCCCGCTGACCTTCCTGGTGTCGAACGCCAACCAGACCGTGCCGGTCGCGATCAGCGTCCTGCAGGGCGACCGGCTCATGGACGTCACCACGACCAGCGCCTCGGCCCTCCTGGGTCTGATCCCCACCCTTCTCTTCTTCCTCATCTTCCAGCGCACCCTCACGCGCGGCATCACCGCAGGAGCAGTCAAGTAA
- a CDS encoding SDR family oxidoreductase — protein MRIAIAGGTGLLGGKLAHEAEQRGHEVRLLSRATGIDLTAPDGITSAAARIEGCDAVVDVLSVGTQSDAVSVAFFESTTRALLSAEERAGVIHHIALSIVGVDRAPTAYYAGKVAQERAVQQGAIPWTILRATQFHEFAAQMFTVASRGPIHLAPRMRTQPVAADEVAGHLVDLAEMPACGRVPDLAGPHEESLVDMVRRYARATGHHGWIPAVSLPGSFGRAMRDGRLLPDAGATIGRQSFTEWIASLG, from the coding sequence ATGCGAATCGCGATCGCGGGAGGAACCGGGCTGCTCGGCGGCAAACTCGCGCACGAGGCCGAGCAACGGGGACATGAGGTGCGGTTGCTCTCGCGCGCGACCGGCATCGACCTCACGGCACCCGACGGCATCACTTCCGCTGCGGCGCGGATCGAGGGGTGCGATGCGGTCGTCGATGTCCTCAGCGTCGGCACGCAGAGCGACGCGGTCTCGGTCGCCTTCTTCGAGTCCACGACGCGGGCGTTGCTGTCCGCAGAGGAGCGAGCGGGGGTCATCCACCACATCGCCCTCTCGATCGTGGGCGTCGACCGCGCACCCACCGCCTACTACGCCGGGAAGGTGGCCCAGGAACGCGCGGTGCAGCAGGGCGCGATCCCGTGGACGATTCTCCGGGCGACCCAGTTCCACGAGTTCGCGGCGCAGATGTTCACCGTCGCCTCCCGCGGTCCGATCCACCTCGCCCCGCGGATGCGCACGCAGCCCGTCGCCGCTGACGAGGTCGCAGGGCACCTGGTCGATCTCGCCGAGATGCCGGCGTGCGGACGCGTTCCGGATCTGGCGGGCCCGCACGAAGAGAGCCTCGTCGACATGGTCCGGCGCTACGCCCGCGCCACGGGTCATCACGGGTGGATCCCGGCGGTGTCATTGCCCGGATCGTTCGGACGAGCGATGCGCGACGGTCGACTCCTGCCCGACGCCGGCGCCACGATCGGACGACAGAGCTTCACCGAATGGATCGCGTCTCTGGGGTGA
- the yicI gene encoding alpha-xylosidase: MKFTDGFWQLRPGVTALYAQEAYDIWETDTPDGPGLVITAPTKVIERRGDTLNRATLTVTLSSPAEGVVRVRIVHHDGGTPPLSFGIAAASGTAEVEADAAGARLRTGSLIARIAAGAPWSLDFFSGEKRLTGSGHKAQGYIALADDAQVDPGIVDNARAGGSSARAHTFVHEQLDLGVGELIYGLGERFGPVVKNGQSVEIWNADGGTSSEQAYKNVPFYVSSRGYGVLVNDPGHVSYEIGSETVERVQFSVPGEVLEYFVIDGPTPKDVLTRYTALTGRPPIVPAWSYGLWLSTSFTTDYDEATVTSFIDEMAARQLPVSVFHFDCFWMREFNWSDFEWDPRVFPDPDGMLRRLHERDLRVCVWINPYIAQRSPLFAEAAAQGFLVRRADGSVWQWDLWQAGMGLVDFTNPDATLWYQDKLRALVAQGVDCFKTDFGERIPLEVVYADGSAPDRMHNLYTHLYNTAVHEVLVEARGADDAVLFARSATAGGQSMPVHWGGDSTSTFVSMAETLRGGLSLAWSGFAHWSHDIGGFEGTPDPEVFKRWTAFGLLSSHSRFHGSESYRVPWNFDDEAVEVTRIFTQLKMRLMPYLFQRGVEAASDGVPLLRPMAMEFPEDPTCAHLDRQYMLGGDLLVAPVFSADGEVEFYLPDGEWTHLLTGESATGGWRRERHGVESLPLYVRPGAVLPWGARDDRPDYDYLEGLTLRVFPGGEGVAEVLVTTPDGRSETLRADLAEVTR, encoded by the coding sequence ATGAAGTTCACCGATGGTTTCTGGCAGCTGCGCCCCGGGGTCACCGCCCTGTACGCGCAGGAGGCGTACGACATCTGGGAGACCGACACGCCCGACGGCCCCGGGCTGGTGATCACCGCGCCGACGAAGGTCATCGAACGCCGGGGGGACACCCTGAACCGTGCGACGCTGACGGTCACGCTCTCCTCGCCCGCCGAGGGAGTGGTGCGCGTGCGCATCGTCCACCACGACGGCGGCACGCCGCCGCTGTCCTTCGGCATCGCGGCCGCGTCCGGCACCGCCGAGGTCGAGGCGGATGCGGCGGGCGCGCGCCTGCGCACCGGATCCCTCATCGCGCGCATCGCCGCGGGGGCACCGTGGTCGCTCGATTTCTTCTCCGGCGAGAAGCGTCTGACCGGCAGCGGACACAAGGCGCAGGGGTACATCGCCCTCGCCGATGATGCGCAGGTCGACCCGGGGATCGTCGACAACGCCAGGGCCGGGGGCAGCAGCGCCCGCGCGCACACGTTCGTCCACGAGCAGCTCGATCTCGGCGTCGGCGAGCTCATCTACGGTCTCGGTGAGCGCTTCGGCCCCGTCGTCAAGAACGGACAGAGTGTCGAGATCTGGAACGCCGACGGCGGCACCTCCAGCGAGCAGGCCTACAAGAACGTCCCGTTCTACGTCTCCAGCCGCGGCTACGGCGTGCTGGTGAACGATCCCGGACACGTCTCCTACGAGATCGGCTCCGAGACGGTCGAGCGGGTGCAGTTCTCCGTGCCCGGCGAGGTGCTCGAGTACTTCGTGATCGACGGCCCGACGCCCAAGGACGTGCTGACGCGCTACACCGCGCTCACCGGGCGTCCGCCGATCGTTCCCGCCTGGTCGTACGGGCTGTGGCTCTCCACGAGCTTCACGACGGACTACGACGAGGCGACCGTCACGTCGTTCATCGACGAGATGGCCGCGCGCCAGCTGCCGGTGTCCGTCTTCCACTTCGACTGCTTCTGGATGCGCGAGTTCAACTGGTCGGACTTCGAGTGGGACCCGCGGGTGTTCCCCGACCCCGACGGGATGCTGCGGCGACTGCACGAGCGCGACCTCCGCGTGTGCGTGTGGATCAACCCGTACATCGCCCAGCGCTCGCCGCTGTTCGCCGAGGCGGCCGCACAGGGCTTCCTCGTGCGGCGCGCGGACGGCTCGGTCTGGCAATGGGACCTCTGGCAGGCGGGCATGGGGCTCGTGGACTTCACGAATCCCGACGCGACCCTGTGGTATCAGGACAAGCTGCGGGCTCTCGTCGCGCAGGGCGTCGACTGCTTCAAGACCGACTTCGGTGAGCGCATCCCGCTGGAGGTCGTCTACGCCGACGGCAGCGCTCCCGACCGGATGCACAACCTCTACACCCACCTGTACAACACGGCCGTGCACGAGGTGCTCGTCGAGGCGCGCGGCGCGGACGACGCGGTGCTGTTCGCGCGGTCGGCGACCGCCGGAGGGCAGTCCATGCCGGTGCACTGGGGCGGCGACAGCACGTCGACCTTCGTGTCGATGGCGGAGACGCTCCGCGGGGGTCTCTCGCTCGCGTGGAGCGGCTTCGCGCACTGGAGCCACGACATCGGAGGGTTCGAGGGCACCCCCGATCCCGAGGTGTTCAAGCGCTGGACGGCCTTCGGCCTGTTGAGCTCCCACAGCCGCTTCCACGGCTCGGAGTCGTACCGCGTGCCGTGGAACTTCGACGACGAGGCGGTCGAGGTCACGCGCATCTTCACGCAGCTGAAGATGCGGCTCATGCCGTACCTGTTCCAGCGCGGCGTGGAGGCCGCATCCGACGGCGTGCCGCTGCTGCGCCCGATGGCGATGGAGTTCCCCGAGGACCCCACCTGCGCCCACCTCGATCGGCAGTACATGCTCGGCGGCGACCTGCTGGTCGCGCCGGTGTTCTCCGCGGACGGCGAGGTGGAGTTCTATCTGCCCGACGGCGAGTGGACACACCTGCTGACGGGAGAGAGCGCGACGGGCGGGTGGCGCCGCGAGCGTCACGGCGTCGAGTCGCTTCCGCTGTACGTGCGCCCCGGCGCCGTCCTGCCCTGGGGTGCTCGCGACGACCGCCCTGACTACGATTACCTCGAGGGGCTGACGCTGCGGGTGTTCCCCGGCGGAGAAGGCGTCGCCGAGGTGCTCGTGACCACGCCCGACGGACGCAGCGAGACGCTGCGCGCAGACCTTGCGGAGGTGACCCGATGA
- a CDS encoding winged helix-turn-helix domain-containing protein, which translates to MSTPVALDDRTTARPALRLVTDAPASPAPAPAAERSLPAGTAPRGFALYVGFDEAKAAASGVSLGTIVEALRRTLHDLAPAAETYATVALAPVGAGGRDVDVVRLALHEPSAVARTKPEIEVEERAEAGVVVDISRKRVLIDGESAAFTFKEFELLQYLVLREGRTIERAELVGSLWQQGDADAPGERTIDVHVRRLRAKLGRFEDIVRTVRGVGYRFDRHADVAIRYGHGTPSPDRF; encoded by the coding sequence ATGTCCACTCCCGTTGCTCTCGACGACCGCACCACCGCCCGTCCCGCCCTGCGTCTGGTCACCGACGCTCCCGCATCCCCCGCTCCGGCGCCCGCCGCCGAACGGAGTCTTCCCGCCGGCACCGCGCCGCGCGGCTTCGCGCTCTACGTCGGCTTCGACGAGGCGAAGGCCGCCGCGTCCGGCGTCTCCCTCGGCACGATCGTCGAGGCACTCCGCCGCACACTGCACGATCTCGCCCCCGCCGCGGAGACCTACGCGACCGTCGCCCTCGCCCCCGTCGGCGCCGGTGGCCGCGATGTCGACGTGGTGCGCCTGGCACTGCACGAGCCCTCCGCCGTCGCACGCACGAAGCCCGAGATCGAGGTCGAGGAGCGCGCCGAGGCCGGTGTGGTCGTCGACATCTCCCGCAAGCGCGTTCTGATCGACGGCGAGTCCGCCGCCTTCACCTTCAAGGAGTTCGAGCTGCTGCAGTACCTCGTGCTGCGCGAGGGCCGCACGATCGAGCGCGCCGAGCTCGTCGGCTCGCTCTGGCAGCAGGGCGACGCGGACGCTCCCGGCGAGCGCACGATCGACGTGCACGTGCGTCGCCTGCGGGCCAAGCTCGGGCGCTTCGAGGACATCGTGCGCACGGTGCGTGGCGTCGGCTACCGCTTCGACCGGCACGCCGACGTCGCCATCCGATACGGCCACGGCACACCCTCCCCCGACCGGTTCTGA
- a CDS encoding carbohydrate ABC transporter permease, giving the protein MSAVPFVRPPRARRAKPLPEEPLIPQRGRGSAGYWLYLVPGLILLSVVILIPLVWNIYLSFTSWRGIKPPEWIGVENWVRLFGDTKFWTSFGNSIWMIVAMVILPTVLGLIIAALLFDVVGRKYGGRLASFLRATYYLPQILPAAIAGIVIGWVLRPDDGALNTILESIGLGSLAHNWLGSPDTALGAIMVVLVWVQLGYPIVVFMAALQRVDPELYEAAELDGANWFQRFRSITMSIIRPEIFVVTLTCTIAALKVFGPVYVLTRGGPGTSTIVPAYYAYSEFFQAQQVGYGATIATALTIVIAIVAVLFIRAQNAAERKEREGR; this is encoded by the coding sequence ATGTCCGCCGTCCCGTTCGTGCGGCCGCCCAGAGCGCGGCGCGCCAAGCCCCTGCCCGAGGAGCCGCTGATCCCGCAGCGCGGGCGCGGATCCGCCGGCTACTGGCTCTACCTCGTCCCCGGCCTGATCCTGCTGAGCGTCGTGATCCTGATCCCGCTCGTGTGGAACATCTACCTCTCGTTCACGAGCTGGCGCGGCATCAAGCCGCCGGAGTGGATCGGTGTCGAGAACTGGGTGCGTCTGTTCGGCGACACCAAGTTCTGGACGTCGTTCGGCAACAGCATCTGGATGATCGTCGCCATGGTGATCCTGCCCACGGTGCTGGGCCTCATCATCGCCGCGCTCCTCTTCGACGTCGTCGGCCGCAAGTACGGCGGGCGTCTCGCGAGCTTCCTGCGCGCGACCTACTATCTTCCGCAGATCCTCCCTGCGGCCATCGCCGGCATCGTCATCGGCTGGGTGCTGCGCCCCGACGACGGCGCCCTCAACACGATCCTCGAGAGCATCGGGCTCGGATCCCTCGCACACAACTGGCTCGGCAGCCCCGACACGGCGCTCGGCGCGATCATGGTCGTGCTCGTCTGGGTGCAGCTCGGGTATCCGATCGTCGTCTTCATGGCCGCCCTGCAGCGCGTCGACCCCGAGCTCTACGAAGCCGCCGAGCTCGACGGCGCGAACTGGTTCCAGCGCTTCCGCTCGATCACGATGAGCATCATCCGCCCGGAGATCTTCGTCGTCACCCTCACGTGCACGATCGCCGCCCTCAAAGTCTTCGGCCCGGTCTACGTGCTGACCCGCGGCGGCCCCGGCACCTCGACGATCGTGCCCGCCTACTACGCCTACAGCGAGTTCTTCCAGGCCCAGCAGGTCGGCTACGGCGCCACCATCGCCACCGCACTCACCATCGTCATCGCGATCGTCGCCGTGCTCTTCATCCGCGCGCAGAACGCGGCGGAGCGCAAGGAAAGGGAGGGTCGCTGA
- a CDS encoding ABC transporter substrate-binding protein: protein MARITSRTTHRSLILLGGVAVAALALSACSGGGGSTEDSNTLTLWHYEGEDSAMGKAWDEAIKVFEDETGAKVDFEAKGFEQIRSTASQVLNSDEAPDIMEYNKGNATAGLLASQGLLTDITSAVEENGWADKLAPSLQTTARYSEDGVMGGDAWYGVPNYGEFVTVYYNKQAFADAGLEVPTTYDEFVKVLDAFVAKGITPLAEAGAEYPLGQLWYQLALSKADRSWVDDYQLYKNPVDWNDEPITYATDTLKEYVDAGYISPDVAGMKAEDAGTAFIAGNYPIFVSGSWWYGRFTEEISGYDWGIFNFPGSKLSLGSSGNLWVVPENAKNKDLAYKFIDITLRPEIQAIIGNNGGVPVAANESDITDEKSKELITAFNSILDSDGLSFYPDWPTPTFYDTLVAQLQNLANGSSTPEQVQTGLGDEYESYVSSLRG, encoded by the coding sequence ATGGCACGCATCACATCACGCACCACACACCGCTCCCTCATCCTGCTCGGCGGCGTCGCCGTGGCCGCCCTCGCCCTCAGCGCCTGCTCGGGCGGCGGCGGGAGCACGGAGGACTCCAACACCCTGACGCTCTGGCACTACGAGGGCGAAGACAGCGCCATGGGCAAGGCATGGGACGAGGCGATCAAGGTCTTCGAGGACGAGACCGGCGCCAAGGTCGACTTCGAGGCCAAGGGCTTCGAGCAGATCCGCTCCACCGCCAGCCAGGTCCTGAACTCCGACGAGGCGCCGGACATCATGGAGTACAACAAGGGCAATGCGACCGCGGGCCTGCTGGCCAGCCAGGGGCTGCTCACCGACATCACGTCGGCGGTCGAGGAGAACGGCTGGGCCGACAAGCTCGCCCCGTCGCTGCAGACAACGGCCCGTTACAGCGAGGACGGCGTCATGGGCGGCGACGCCTGGTACGGCGTCCCGAACTACGGCGAGTTCGTCACGGTCTACTACAACAAGCAGGCCTTCGCGGATGCGGGTCTCGAAGTGCCGACGACCTACGACGAGTTCGTGAAGGTGCTCGACGCGTTCGTCGCCAAGGGCATCACCCCGCTCGCCGAGGCGGGTGCGGAGTACCCGCTCGGACAGCTCTGGTACCAGCTGGCGCTGAGCAAGGCCGACCGCTCGTGGGTCGACGACTACCAGCTGTACAAGAACCCGGTCGACTGGAACGACGAGCCCATCACCTACGCGACCGACACCCTCAAGGAGTACGTCGACGCCGGCTACATCTCCCCGGACGTGGCGGGCATGAAGGCGGAGGATGCGGGCACCGCGTTCATCGCCGGCAACTACCCGATCTTCGTGTCCGGCAGCTGGTGGTACGGCCGCTTCACCGAGGAGATCAGCGGGTACGACTGGGGCATCTTCAACTTCCCCGGCAGCAAGCTGAGCCTCGGCTCCTCGGGAAACCTGTGGGTCGTTCCGGAGAACGCGAAGAACAAGGATCTGGCCTACAAGTTCATCGACATCACGCTGCGCCCCGAGATCCAGGCGATCATCGGCAACAACGGCGGCGTTCCGGTGGCGGCGAACGAGTCCGACATCACGGATGAGAAGAGCAAGGAGCTCATCACCGCGTTCAACTCGATCCTCGACTCCGACGGCCTCTCGTTCTATCCGGACTGGCCCACGCCGACGTTCTACGACACCCTCGTCGCCCAGCTGCAGAACCTCGCCAACGGCAGCTCGACGCCCGAGCAGGTGCAGACCGGACTCGGTGACGAGTACGAGTCGTACGTCTCGAGCCTGCGCGGCTGA
- a CDS encoding LacI family DNA-binding transcriptional regulator: MVTINEVAQAAGVSISTVSYALSGKRPVAVDTRRRIEKAVAELGYSPNAGARMLAGRRTQIFALTEPLRIDTHAPTHMAFVLATAVAARRNDYDILLLTDEDAQAGMRRVAASGLVDAILVLDVAPDDARVALSREIALPSIFIGVPNDRDSLVCVDLDFERAAALAADRLIDAGHRSIGMLGHPEISYERSNFPPRVRAGFERAAESRGVTTAFRYAGQSRPTTATIRDAVRALLAEGVTAIVLHCAEDVHQGVLDALADAGLSVPGDISIVSVGSSFDTAALSTPLDSIPLVPAESCELAVELAVAALSGSTPEPGVHLIAPHYLDVGSVAATSR, encoded by the coding sequence ATGGTCACGATCAACGAGGTGGCGCAGGCTGCCGGCGTGTCGATCTCGACCGTCTCCTACGCGCTCAGCGGCAAACGGCCCGTTGCCGTGGACACCCGTCGGCGCATCGAGAAGGCCGTCGCCGAGCTCGGCTACAGCCCGAACGCCGGCGCGCGCATGCTCGCCGGGCGGCGGACGCAGATCTTCGCGCTCACCGAGCCGCTGCGCATCGACACCCACGCGCCGACGCACATGGCGTTCGTGCTGGCCACGGCGGTCGCGGCACGGCGCAACGACTACGACATCCTGCTCCTGACCGACGAGGACGCGCAGGCCGGGATGCGGCGCGTGGCCGCCAGCGGCCTGGTCGACGCGATCCTGGTGCTCGACGTCGCTCCCGACGACGCCCGCGTGGCGCTGTCCCGCGAGATCGCGCTCCCCAGCATCTTCATCGGCGTCCCGAACGATCGGGACTCGCTCGTCTGCGTGGACCTCGACTTCGAACGCGCCGCCGCCCTCGCAGCCGACCGGTTGATCGATGCGGGCCATCGTTCGATCGGCATGCTCGGTCACCCCGAGATCTCCTACGAGCGCTCGAACTTCCCGCCGCGCGTGCGCGCCGGCTTCGAGCGTGCTGCCGAGAGCCGCGGTGTCACGACCGCGTTCCGCTACGCCGGGCAGTCGCGTCCGACGACGGCGACGATCCGCGATGCGGTGCGGGCTCTGCTGGCCGAGGGCGTGACGGCGATCGTGCTGCACTGCGCGGAGGACGTCCACCAGGGCGTGCTCGACGCGCTCGCGGATGCGGGACTGAGCGTTCCCGGCGACATCTCGATCGTCTCCGTGGGCTCCTCGTTCGACACCGCCGCCCTGAGCACGCCGCTCGACTCGATTCCTCTCGTTCCCGCCGAAAGCTGCGAGCTCGCCGTCGAGCTCGCGGTCGCCGCCCTGTCCGGATCCACGCCGGAACCGGGTGTGCACCTCATCGCCCCCCACTACCTCGACGTCGGATCCGTCGCCGCCACGTCGAGATGA
- the sigJ gene encoding RNA polymerase sigma factor SigJ — MRDVEDERVSLVALAYRMLGDVGEAEDAVQEAYLRWVALSEQERAAIDRPGAWLNRVTSRICLDVLGSARSRRERYVGPWLPEPVPASGAIGAARPATDPLDSVTLDDSVSLALQIVLDAMTPAERVAFVMHDVFGVPFAEIAETVGRSPAAVRQLAASARRKVGEERDRRASRAVHDQVVMAFAAACASGRLEELVVALDPGVVLTSDGGGRVSAARRPVVGADNVARFVLGILAKQPDASLEPVETGDGLGYLLRQGGEAVGLAAFGVDTVGRIVDIWLVRNPDKLRQWA; from the coding sequence ATGCGCGATGTCGAGGATGAGCGGGTGTCGCTGGTGGCTCTCGCCTACCGGATGCTGGGCGACGTGGGCGAGGCCGAGGACGCGGTGCAGGAGGCGTACCTGCGCTGGGTGGCGCTGAGCGAACAGGAGCGAGCCGCCATCGACCGGCCGGGGGCGTGGCTCAATCGCGTCACCTCTCGCATCTGCCTCGACGTGCTCGGCTCCGCAAGGTCTCGTCGCGAGCGTTATGTCGGGCCATGGCTCCCCGAGCCGGTGCCCGCGTCCGGCGCTATCGGTGCGGCTCGGCCGGCGACGGATCCGCTCGACTCGGTCACGCTGGACGACTCCGTGAGTCTCGCGCTGCAGATCGTCCTCGACGCGATGACGCCGGCCGAGCGGGTGGCTTTCGTGATGCACGATGTGTTCGGGGTCCCCTTCGCCGAGATCGCCGAGACGGTCGGACGCTCGCCCGCAGCAGTGCGCCAGCTCGCCGCATCCGCTCGGCGCAAGGTCGGCGAGGAACGAGATCGACGCGCATCGCGTGCCGTTCACGACCAGGTGGTCATGGCGTTCGCCGCGGCGTGCGCGAGTGGACGGCTCGAGGAGCTGGTGGTCGCGCTGGATCCTGGGGTCGTCCTGACCTCGGACGGGGGAGGTCGGGTCTCCGCCGCGCGTCGTCCCGTCGTCGGCGCGGACAACGTCGCGAGGTTCGTCCTCGGGATCCTCGCCAAGCAGCCCGATGCGAGCCTGGAGCCCGTGGAGACGGGTGACGGTCTCGGGTACCTGCTGCGCCAGGGCGGCGAAGCCGTCGGGCTCGCCGCATTCGGGGTCGACACCGTCGGGAGGATCGTGGACATCTGGCTTGTGCGCAATCCCGACAAGCTCAGGCAGTGGGCATGA
- a CDS encoding DNA-3-methyladenine glycosylase family protein: protein MDAGTATIGHRPPRSAAPTHARPRESVYRPRGELDLTRTVVFQRRGAHDPTLVVDGHVIWRASRTPEGIATLALRESGVGIRLAAWGPGAGWVLDQAPGLCGAHDDHGDFDASRHPLIASSHHRHPGLRLSRTDLVFDALASAIFEQKVTGLQAFGAWRRIVTWFGERAPGPTPRPMFAPPTVDQWRRIPSWAWHRAGLEPPQSRAVVKAAAHGDSLVRALSEASDITRRDHILTSLPGIGPWTSAETRIRAWGDADAVSVGDYHLAHEVGHALIGHRVDDDAMLELLAPWAGQRQRVIRLLAASGVHEQRRGARLAPEDHRSR from the coding sequence ATGGATGCGGGCACGGCGACGATCGGGCACCGCCCGCCTCGTTCCGCCGCGCCGACGCACGCGCGCCCTCGCGAGAGTGTCTACCGCCCGCGCGGCGAGCTGGATCTGACCCGCACCGTCGTGTTCCAACGGCGTGGGGCGCACGACCCCACCCTCGTCGTCGACGGCCACGTCATCTGGCGCGCGAGCAGAACCCCCGAGGGCATCGCCACCCTCGCCCTCCGCGAGAGCGGCGTCGGTATCCGCCTGGCGGCGTGGGGTCCCGGAGCCGGCTGGGTGCTCGACCAGGCTCCTGGCCTGTGCGGCGCGCATGACGACCACGGTGACTTCGACGCCTCCCGGCATCCGCTCATCGCGTCGTCGCATCATCGCCACCCCGGACTCCGCCTGAGCAGGACGGACCTCGTCTTCGACGCCCTCGCAAGCGCGATCTTCGAACAGAAGGTCACGGGGCTGCAGGCATTCGGAGCATGGCGTCGGATCGTCACCTGGTTCGGCGAGCGCGCCCCCGGCCCCACCCCGCGCCCGATGTTCGCGCCACCCACCGTCGACCAGTGGCGACGCATCCCTTCCTGGGCCTGGCACCGCGCAGGACTCGAGCCGCCGCAGTCGCGTGCCGTGGTCAAGGCAGCCGCCCACGGCGACAGCCTTGTGCGTGCGCTGTCGGAGGCCTCGGACATCACCCGGCGCGACCACATCCTCACGAGCCTTCCCGGCATCGGCCCGTGGACCTCGGCGGAGACGCGCATCCGCGCCTGGGGCGATGCGGACGCGGTGAGCGTCGGGGACTACCACCTCGCGCACGAGGTCGGGCACGCACTCATCGGCCACCGCGTCGACGACGACGCGATGCTGGAGCTGCTCGCCCCGTGGGCGGGGCAGCGTCAGAGGGTGATCCGGTTGCTGGCGGCCAGCGGCGTGCACGAGCAGCGTCGCGGCGCGCGCCTGGCGCCGGAGGACCACCGCTCGCGCTGA